The following coding sequences are from one Malaciobacter pacificus window:
- a CDS encoding FtsB family cell division protein: protein MKKKLQGYRKFFVIALGSVTITIFLSYHVANILFGDNSLEVYNSLKHKKEYLENEISRLQKHNAYLQKEYFELKNLEPEE from the coding sequence ATGAAAAAAAAACTACAGGGGTATAGGAAATTTTTCGTAATAGCACTGGGTTCAGTTACTATTACCATATTTCTTAGCTACCATGTAGCTAATATTCTTTTTGGAGATAACTCTTTAGAAGTTTATAACTCTTTAAAACATAAAAAAGAGTATCTTGAAAATGAAATTTCAAGACTACAAAAACATAATGCTTATTTGCAAAAAGAGTATTTCGAATTAAAAAACTTGGAGCCTGAAGAATGA
- a CDS encoding AMIN domain-containing protein — protein sequence MKKLSFLTLSVITAISLNARENPFEMTNAYEEEAARIIETNETAIHEAMSEASYIKEMQEKMQKPKVEDAVKKLIPVIKEEKPKEKVYTKKEVDTLINKTKKQTEYKTKQIVKKELEKELKTTKIEKPAQVVYVKPRPDIIDDELITKKILPFVDIEYNDEKFMIKTDSDISRKFTLDKDNKIIIDYKAKKNFYTKRDTLESKSFKKITVGNHKKENYYRVVIELNSKPSNFEVTYKDKLITISKTN from the coding sequence ATGAAAAAACTATCTTTTTTAACATTATCTGTGATTACTGCTATTAGTTTAAATGCGAGGGAAAACCCTTTTGAAATGACAAATGCATATGAAGAAGAAGCTGCAAGAATAATTGAAACCAATGAAACAGCAATACATGAAGCTATGAGTGAAGCATCTTATATAAAAGAGATGCAAGAAAAAATGCAAAAACCTAAAGTTGAAGATGCTGTGAAAAAGCTTATTCCTGTAATTAAAGAAGAGAAACCAAAAGAGAAGGTTTATACAAAAAAAGAAGTTGATACATTAATTAATAAAACTAAAAAACAGACTGAATATAAAACTAAACAGATTGTAAAAAAAGAGTTAGAAAAAGAGCTTAAAACAACAAAAATAGAAAAGCCAGCTCAGGTTGTATATGTAAAACCTAGACCTGATATTATTGATGATGAACTTATAACAAAAAAGATTCTTCCTTTTGTAGATATTGAATACAATGATGAAAAATTTATGATAAAAACTGATAGTGATATATCAAGAAAATTTACTTTAGATAAAGATAATAAAATTATTATTGATTACAAAGCAAAAAAGAATTTTTATACAAAAAGAGACACTTTAGAATCAAAAAGTTTCAAAAAGATAACTGTAGGTAACCACAAAAAAGAAAATTACTACAGAGTTGTAATTGAGCTTAACTCTAAACCTTCAAACTTTGAAGTAACATATAAAGATAAGTTAATTACTATTTCTAAAACTAATTAG
- a CDS encoding biotin synthase has product MNENNEIFLCAICNIESGTCNEDCKFCTQSVKYKAEIQRYKQKEIEQIVEEAKRARANNANGFCLVTAGKGLTPKRLEYVCEAARAIKKEKLGLILIACNGIASVEQLQALKDAGVDAYNHNLETARDFYETICTTHPWDDRYQTCLNVKEVGLRLVTGGIFGMGETQEQRISMLESLASLDPMNVPLNFFHPNAALPIVENTITREEAFELITLARKMIPNAKKIMVAGGREVMFGDEQYKIFEKGANAFVIGDYLTTAGKTPADDIAELEKHGYKIKRERD; this is encoded by the coding sequence ATGAACGAAAATAATGAAATTTTTTTATGTGCTATTTGTAATATTGAAAGTGGAACATGTAATGAAGATTGTAAATTCTGTACACAAAGTGTGAAATATAAAGCTGAAATTCAAAGATATAAACAAAAAGAGATCGAACAAATTGTTGAAGAAGCTAAAAGAGCAAGAGCTAATAATGCAAATGGTTTTTGTTTAGTAACAGCAGGAAAAGGATTAACTCCTAAAAGATTAGAATACGTTTGTGAAGCTGCACGGGCTATTAAAAAAGAGAAATTAGGTTTAATTTTAATTGCATGTAATGGTATTGCAAGTGTTGAGCAATTACAAGCACTTAAAGATGCAGGTGTTGATGCATATAATCACAACTTAGAAACAGCAAGAGATTTTTATGAAACAATTTGTACAACTCACCCTTGGGATGATAGATATCAAACTTGTTTAAATGTTAAAGAAGTTGGATTAAGACTAGTAACTGGTGGAATTTTTGGTATGGGTGAAACTCAAGAGCAAAGAATCTCTATGTTAGAGTCTTTAGCTTCATTAGACCCTATGAATGTGCCATTAAACTTCTTCCATCCAAATGCAGCTTTACCAATTGTTGAAAATACAATTACTAGAGAAGAAGCATTTGAATTAATCACACTAGCTAGAAAAATGATTCCAAATGCTAAAAAAATTATGGTTGCAGGTGGAAGAGAAGTAATGTTTGGTGATGAACAATATAAAATCTTTGAAAAAGGTGCAAATGCCTTTGTAATTGGAGATTATTTAACTACTGCTGGTAAAACACCTGCTGATGATATTGCTGAATTAGAAAAACACGGATATAAAATTAAAAGAGAAAGAGATTAA
- a CDS encoding LegC family aminotransferase produces the protein MQNIVDFIKQTFNTNEFIPLHEPRFIGNEKKYLNDCIDSTFVSSVGKYVDEFEKKFASYIGSKYAIATVNGTAALHISLILANVKDEDEVITQPLTFIATTNAISYCKAKPIFVDVDLDTLGMSPKSLLTFLEQNCEIKDDKCINKTTGKTIKACVPMHTFGHPCKIDEIKGICDKWNIILVEDSAESLGSFYKNKHTGTFGKVSAFSFNGNKIITSGGGGVIVTDDENLAKRAKHITTTAKIPHPYEYVHDEIAYNYRLPNINAALLVAQMENLDKFLDSKRQLSKIYEEFFSTKEIDFIFEPRNSNSNYWLQAVLLKDKTKRDEFLKYTNENGVMTRPIWKLMNELEMYKDCQATSLENAKFLEQRVVNIPSSVRV, from the coding sequence ATGCAAAATATAGTTGATTTTATAAAACAAACTTTTAATACAAATGAATTTATTCCCTTACATGAGCCAAGATTTATTGGAAATGAGAAAAAATATCTAAATGACTGTATCGATTCAACATTTGTTTCAAGTGTGGGAAAATATGTAGATGAATTTGAAAAAAAATTTGCTTCATATATTGGAAGTAAGTATGCAATAGCAACCGTAAATGGAACAGCTGCACTTCATATATCTTTAATTTTAGCAAATGTAAAAGATGAAGATGAAGTAATTACACAACCTTTAACTTTTATAGCTACTACAAATGCAATATCTTATTGCAAAGCAAAGCCTATTTTTGTGGATGTTGATTTAGATACATTAGGAATGAGTCCAAAATCTTTACTAACCTTTTTAGAGCAAAACTGTGAGATAAAAGATGATAAATGTATCAATAAAACTACAGGCAAAACTATAAAAGCATGTGTTCCTATGCATACTTTTGGGCACCCTTGTAAAATTGATGAGATTAAAGGTATTTGCGATAAATGGAATATCATTTTAGTTGAAGATAGCGCTGAAAGTTTAGGAAGTTTTTATAAAAATAAACATACTGGAACCTTTGGAAAAGTATCAGCATTTTCATTTAATGGAAATAAAATTATCACAAGTGGTGGTGGTGGAGTCATTGTAACTGATGATGAGAATTTAGCAAAAAGAGCAAAACATATCACAACAACAGCCAAAATCCCTCACCCTTACGAATATGTACATGATGAAATAGCATATAACTATAGATTACCAAATATAAATGCTGCACTTTTAGTAGCTCAAATGGAAAATTTAGACAAGTTTTTAGATTCAAAAAGACAACTTTCTAAAATTTATGAAGAGTTTTTCTCTACAAAGGAAATAGATTTTATTTTTGAACCAAGAAATTCAAACTCAAACTATTGGCTTCAAGCGGTTTTATTAAAAGATAAAACAAAAAGAGATGAATTTTTAAAATATACAAATGAAAATGGTGTGATGACAAGACCTATTTGGAAACTTATGAACGAATTAGAGATGTATAAAGATTGTCAAGCTACTTCTTTAGAAAATGCAAAATTTTTAGAGCAAAGAGTAGTAAACATACCTAGTTCAGTAAGAGTATAA
- the recA gene encoding recombinase RecA, whose protein sequence is MDENQKKSLDLAIKQIDKTFGKGTLIRLGDKEVIPVDAISTGSLGLDLGLGVGGLPKGRVIEIYGPESSGKTTLTLHAIAECQKAGGVCAFIDAEHALDTKYARDIGVDIDNLLVSQPDFGEQALEILETVIRSGAVDLVVVDSVAALTPKVEIDGDMDDQQVGVQARLMSKALRKVTGLLNKMNCTVIFINQIRMKIGMTGYGSPETTTGGNALKFYSSVRLDIRRIATLKQGENSIGNRVKVKVVKNKVAAPFKQAEFDIMFGEGISKMGELVDYGVKLDIIDKAGAWFSYGDAKIGQGKENAKVFLKDNPEIAKEIEDKILEAMGVNEPTDDTETSEEIDE, encoded by the coding sequence ATGGATGAAAATCAAAAAAAATCACTAGACTTAGCAATCAAACAAATTGATAAAACATTTGGTAAAGGTACTTTAATTAGACTTGGAGACAAAGAAGTTATTCCAGTAGATGCAATAAGTACAGGTTCTTTAGGACTTGATTTAGGATTAGGTGTTGGAGGACTTCCAAAAGGTAGAGTAATCGAAATTTATGGACCAGAGTCTTCTGGTAAAACTACTCTTACACTACATGCAATCGCAGAGTGTCAAAAAGCTGGTGGAGTTTGTGCATTTATTGATGCAGAACATGCACTTGATACAAAATATGCAAGAGATATTGGTGTTGATATTGACAACTTACTAGTATCTCAACCAGATTTTGGGGAGCAAGCTTTAGAAATCTTAGAAACAGTTATTAGAAGTGGTGCTGTTGATTTAGTAGTTGTGGATTCAGTTGCTGCTCTTACTCCAAAAGTAGAAATTGATGGAGATATGGATGACCAGCAAGTAGGTGTTCAAGCAAGACTTATGTCTAAAGCTCTTAGAAAAGTAACTGGTTTATTAAATAAAATGAACTGTACAGTAATTTTCATTAACCAAATTAGAATGAAAATTGGTATGACGGGATATGGATCTCCAGAAACAACAACTGGTGGAAATGCACTTAAATTCTACTCTTCAGTTAGACTTGATATTAGAAGAATTGCAACTTTAAAACAAGGTGAAAACTCAATTGGTAATAGAGTAAAAGTAAAAGTTGTTAAAAATAAAGTAGCAGCACCATTTAAGCAAGCAGAGTTTGATATTATGTTTGGTGAAGGTATTTCTAAAATGGGTGAACTAGTTGATTATGGTGTTAAACTAGATATCATTGATAAAGCAGGAGCTTGGTTTAGTTATGGTGATGCTAAAATTGGGCAAGGAAAAGAAAACGCAAAAGTATTCTTAAAAGATAATCCAGAAATTGCGAAAGAGATTGAAGATAAGATTCTTGAAGCAATGGGAGTAAATGAACCAACAGATGATACTGAAACATCTGAAGAAATTGATGAATAA
- a CDS encoding UDP-N-acetylglucosamine 4,6-dehydratase, which translates to MKNLLKYIGREKELFSHDININEKKLKDTVSSSSFLVIGGAGSIGQAVAKEIFKRNPKKLHVIDISENNMVELVRDIRSSFGYIDGEFATFALDIGSVEYDAFIKNDGKYDYVLNLSALKHVRSEKDPFTLMRMIETNIFNTDKTIKQSIQNGTKKYFCVSTDKAANPVNMMGASKRIMEMFVNRNSLNIDVSMARFANVAFSDGSLLHGFNQRIQKAQPIVAPNDIKRYFVTPQESGELCLMSCIFGENRDIFFPKLSEDLHLITFSEIAIKYLKDLGYEPYLCKDEDEARALVKTLPSQGKWPCLFTPSDTTGEKDFEEFFTEKEILDLTRFENLGIIKNEAIFDDEKLNSFESTINKLKQNLSWSKEDIVKEFFKLIPDFGHKETGKYLDSKM; encoded by the coding sequence ATGAAAAACTTACTGAAATATATAGGTAGAGAGAAGGAACTTTTCTCACATGATATTAATATTAATGAAAAAAAGCTAAAAGATACAGTTTCATCTTCTTCATTTCTAGTGATAGGTGGCGCAGGATCAATTGGTCAAGCTGTTGCAAAAGAAATATTTAAAAGAAATCCTAAAAAACTCCATGTTATTGATATTAGTGAAAATAATATGGTTGAATTGGTAAGAGACATTCGAAGTTCATTTGGCTATATAGATGGAGAATTTGCAACATTCGCACTAGATATCGGTTCAGTGGAATACGATGCCTTTATTAAAAATGATGGTAAATATGATTATGTATTGAATTTATCAGCATTAAAACATGTAAGAAGTGAAAAAGATCCATTTACTTTAATGAGAATGATTGAGACAAATATTTTCAACACTGATAAAACTATAAAACAATCAATACAAAATGGAACTAAAAAATATTTTTGTGTAAGTACTGATAAAGCTGCAAATCCAGTTAATATGATGGGTGCAAGTAAAAGAATCATGGAAATGTTTGTAAATAGAAATTCACTTAATATTGATGTTTCAATGGCTAGATTTGCAAATGTTGCTTTTAGTGATGGTAGTTTACTTCATGGATTTAATCAAAGAATTCAAAAAGCTCAACCAATAGTTGCTCCAAATGATATAAAAAGATATTTTGTTACTCCACAAGAGAGTGGTGAGCTATGCTTGATGTCTTGTATATTTGGTGAAAATAGGGATATATTCTTTCCAAAACTTAGTGAGGATTTACATCTAATTACATTTAGTGAAATAGCAATTAAATATCTAAAAGATTTAGGATATGAGCCTTATCTTTGTAAAGATGAAGATGAAGCAAGAGCTTTAGTAAAAACTCTACCTTCTCAAGGTAAATGGCCATGTTTATTTACACCTAGTGACACAACAGGTGAAAAAGATTTTGAAGAGTTTTTTACTGAAAAAGAGATACTAGATTTGACTAGATTTGAAAACCTTGGGATTATTAAAAATGAAGCTATTTTTGATGATGAAAAATTAAACTCATTTGAAAGTACTATTAATAAACTGAAACAAAATTTATCATGGAGTAAAGAAGATATTGTAAAAGAGTTTTTCAAATTAATCCCAGACTTTGGACATAAAGAGACTGGTAAATATCTAGACTCAAAGATGTAA
- the neuB gene encoding N-acetylneuraminate synthase, translated as MSKVFVIAEAGVNHNGSIELAKKLIDVAAQAGANAVKFQTFKTENLVSKNAQKADYQKETTDSTESQFDMIKKLELDVDTHKELISYCNEKNIMFLSTPFDLDSVDLLSDLGLEIFKIPSGEITNLPYLRKIGNLNKKIVLSTGMADIGEIEDALDVLINAGTKKENITVLHANTMYPTPMSDVNLKAMVTIGNTFDIAYGYSDHTLGIEVPTAAVALGASCIEKHFTLDKTMEGPDHKASLEPSELIAMVEAIKNIELALGNVIKKPSSSETPNMKVARKSIVASKDIKVGEILNTENLAIKRPGDGISPMRWDEIIGSVAKKDYSKDELI; from the coding sequence ATGAGTAAAGTATTTGTAATAGCAGAAGCTGGAGTTAATCATAATGGCTCAATAGAACTTGCAAAAAAACTTATAGATGTAGCTGCCCAAGCAGGAGCAAATGCAGTAAAGTTTCAGACATTTAAAACTGAAAATTTAGTATCAAAAAATGCACAAAAAGCTGATTATCAAAAAGAGACTACAGATTCTACTGAATCCCAATTTGATATGATAAAAAAGCTTGAATTAGATGTTGATACACATAAAGAATTAATTTCTTACTGTAATGAAAAGAATATCATGTTTCTTTCAACTCCTTTTGATTTAGATAGTGTAGATTTACTAAGTGATTTAGGATTAGAGATTTTTAAGATTCCTAGTGGTGAGATTACAAATTTACCTTATCTTAGAAAAATAGGAAATTTAAATAAAAAGATTGTTTTATCAACAGGAATGGCTGATATTGGTGAAATTGAAGATGCTTTAGATGTATTAATAAATGCTGGAACTAAAAAAGAAAATATTACAGTTCTTCATGCAAATACTATGTATCCAACTCCAATGAGTGATGTAAATTTAAAAGCTATGGTAACTATTGGAAATACTTTTGATATAGCTTATGGCTATAGTGATCACACTTTAGGTATCGAAGTGCCAACAGCTGCCGTTGCACTAGGTGCAAGTTGTATTGAAAAACATTTTACACTAGATAAAACTATGGAAGGACCAGACCATAAAGCGTCACTTGAACCAAGTGAATTAATAGCTATGGTAGAAGCAATTAAAAATATCGAACTTGCTTTAGGTAATGTAATTAAAAAACCATCTTCTAGTGAAACTCCTAATATGAAAGTTGCTAGAAAATCAATAGTTGCTTCAAAAGATATAAAAGTGGGTGAAATTTTAAATACTGAAAATCTTGCAATAAAAAGACCAGGTGATGGGATAAGCCCAATGAGATGGGATGAAATTATTGGATCAGTTGCAAAAAAAGATTATTCTAAAGATGAGTTAATATAG
- a CDS encoding cation:proton antiporter: MSEEILIIISISLIIFTSPLISKLTKLPTIPVEIMMGAVAAYFALISDHAILHLVAELGFLYLMFLAGLEIDLKKLLSISPTMLKKSLLYNVVLFASSIFITFYFDLGKIFIVILPLISIGVLAALKKEYGETEWIKMAFIVGLIGEIVSIFALTTVSAVLEYGISYDFYKTMALFVLFLLVMLVVYKIFHNLIWWFPEIKSYLMPQEDHQEQDIRISMAIFFLMITVMMYLHLEVAFGAFIAGTFITTFFEEHNKQLPHKLEHFGFGWLVPIFFISVGASLEIEALLNSDLVLKALLITFAMIVIRIIASMLFIQEMGWNRFYMLGLSHAMPLTLLIAVTTIAYNNHSITQEYYYAFILAAILEVLVVMILIRIINSLISFRNSN, translated from the coding sequence ATGAGTGAAGAAATTTTAATTATTATATCAATATCACTAATAATATTTACTTCACCATTAATCTCAAAATTAACAAAACTACCAACAATCCCTGTTGAAATTATGATGGGAGCAGTTGCTGCATATTTTGCACTTATAAGTGACCATGCGATACTACATTTAGTAGCAGAGCTTGGTTTCTTGTACTTAATGTTCCTAGCTGGTCTTGAAATTGATTTGAAAAAGCTTCTGTCCATTTCCCCTACAATGTTAAAAAAATCACTACTGTATAACGTCGTTCTTTTTGCAAGCTCTATTTTTATAACTTTTTATTTTGATTTAGGAAAGATATTTATAGTTATATTACCTTTAATTTCTATTGGAGTATTAGCAGCTCTTAAAAAAGAGTATGGTGAAACAGAATGGATAAAAATGGCTTTTATAGTAGGTTTAATTGGAGAAATAGTATCTATTTTTGCATTAACAACTGTATCTGCTGTTTTAGAGTATGGAATAAGTTATGACTTTTATAAAACAATGGCATTATTTGTTTTATTCTTACTTGTAATGCTAGTAGTATATAAAATTTTTCATAATCTTATTTGGTGGTTTCCTGAAATTAAAAGTTATTTAATGCCTCAAGAAGATCATCAAGAACAAGATATTAGAATCTCAATGGCGATATTTTTCTTAATGATTACAGTTATGATGTATTTACATTTAGAAGTAGCCTTTGGAGCATTTATAGCAGGAACTTTTATTACTACTTTCTTTGAGGAACACAACAAGCAATTACCTCATAAATTAGAACACTTTGGATTTGGTTGGTTAGTTCCAATATTTTTTATCTCAGTTGGAGCATCCCTTGAAATTGAAGCACTATTAAATAGTGACTTAGTGTTAAAAGCACTCTTAATTACCTTTGCAATGATTGTAATTAGGATAATTGCTTCAATGTTATTTATTCAAGAAATGGGGTGGAATAGATTTTATATGTTGGGACTTTCTCATGCAATGCCACTGACACTTTTAATTGCAGTAACAACAATTGCATATAACAATCACTCAATTACACAAGAGTATTATTATGCATTTATTTTAGCAGCTATTTTAGAAGTATTAGTTGTTATGATACTAATTAGGATTATAAATAGCCTAATTAGTTTTAGAAATAGTAATTAA
- a CDS encoding acetyltransferase, with amino-acid sequence MKKEKIILIGGGGHAHSVIDVIEQENKYEIVGIIDVKENIGKKVLGYEVIACDDDLESIYKTCKNAVITIGHIKSNTLRKKLYEKAKEIGFNLPVIISPLAYVSKHSLIEESTVIMHHALINANAKVGKNCIINTKALIEHDVIVEDNCHISTASVLNGAVKVLENTFYGSNSTSKQEATIRGFIKAGEVVI; translated from the coding sequence ATGAAAAAAGAAAAGATAATACTTATAGGTGGTGGTGGCCATGCCCATAGTGTGATTGATGTAATTGAGCAAGAAAACAAGTATGAAATAGTTGGTATCATAGATGTAAAAGAAAATATTGGGAAGAAAGTTTTAGGATATGAAGTGATAGCTTGTGATGATGACTTAGAAAGTATATATAAAACTTGTAAAAACGCAGTTATCACTATAGGTCATATTAAATCAAATACCTTAAGAAAAAAACTCTATGAAAAAGCTAAAGAGATAGGCTTTAATTTACCAGTTATTATCTCACCACTTGCTTATGTTTCAAAACACTCTTTAATAGAAGAATCAACAGTTATCATGCATCATGCTCTTATAAATGCCAATGCTAAAGTAGGTAAAAATTGTATTATAAATACAAAAGCATTAATTGAACATGATGTAATAGTAGAAGATAATTGCCATATTTCAACTGCTAGTGTTTTAAATGGAGCAGTTAAAGTTTTAGAAAATACTTTTTATGGAAGTAATAGTACATCAAAACAAGAAGCTACAATTAGAGGATTTATTAAAGCAGGAGAAGTTGTAATATGA
- the eno gene encoding phosphopyruvate hydratase yields MVFIDNVYADEVLDSRGNPTVRATVILSDGTKESAIVPSGASTGKREALELRDGDDRFLGKGVLKAVENVNTKIAEELMGLSPYNQAEVDATMKDIDGTHNYSNLGANAVLGVSMAVARAAASSLNVPLYRYLGGANAMTMPVPMFNIINGGEHANNSVDFQEYMIMPTGFENFNEGLRAVAEIYQHLKKVIDAMGESTAVGDEGGFAPNLKSNEEPIAVIMEAIEKAGYKAGEQISIALDVAASELINEEGKYELKGEGRTLTSQELVSYYADLCAKYPIVSIEDGLSEDDWDGWKILTDTIGDKVQLVGDDLFVTNANILAEGIQKGIGNAILIKPNQIGSVSETMLTIRLAQRNNYNCVMSHRSGESEDAFIADFAVALNCGQIKTGSTARSDRIAKYNRLLEIGAEIGYAEYLGKQPFSKK; encoded by the coding sequence GTGGTATTTATTGATAACGTATATGCTGATGAAGTTTTAGATTCAAGAGGTAACCCAACAGTAAGAGCTACTGTAATTTTAAGTGATGGGACAAAAGAGAGTGCAATTGTTCCAAGTGGTGCAAGTACAGGTAAGAGAGAAGCTTTAGAGTTAAGAGATGGTGATGATAGATTCTTAGGAAAAGGTGTTTTAAAAGCAGTTGAAAATGTAAACACTAAAATTGCTGAAGAATTAATGGGATTAAGCCCATACAATCAAGCAGAAGTTGATGCAACTATGAAAGATATTGATGGTACTCACAACTACTCAAACTTAGGTGCAAATGCTGTACTTGGTGTATCTATGGCAGTTGCAAGAGCAGCAGCAAGTTCATTAAATGTTCCATTATACAGATATTTAGGTGGAGCAAATGCAATGACTATGCCTGTTCCGATGTTTAACATCATTAATGGTGGAGAGCATGCAAATAACTCTGTTGACTTCCAAGAATATATGATTATGCCAACAGGTTTCGAAAACTTCAATGAAGGTTTAAGAGCTGTTGCAGAAATTTATCAACACTTAAAAAAAGTAATTGATGCTATGGGTGAATCAACAGCAGTTGGTGATGAGGGTGGATTTGCTCCAAACTTAAAATCAAATGAAGAACCAATAGCAGTAATTATGGAAGCTATTGAAAAAGCTGGATATAAAGCTGGTGAACAAATTTCTATCGCACTTGACGTTGCAGCTTCTGAGTTAATCAATGAAGAGGGTAAATATGAATTAAAAGGTGAAGGAAGAACTTTAACTTCACAAGAACTTGTATCATACTACGCTGATTTATGTGCTAAATATCCTATCGTATCTATTGAAGATGGATTAAGTGAAGATGATTGGGATGGATGGAAAATCTTAACTGATACTATTGGAGACAAAGTTCAATTAGTTGGAGATGATTTATTTGTAACAAATGCAAATATTTTAGCTGAAGGTATCCAAAAAGGTATCGGTAATGCTATTTTAATTAAACCTAATCAAATTGGTTCAGTTTCTGAAACAATGTTAACAATCAGATTAGCACAAAGAAACAATTACAACTGTGTAATGTCTCACAGATCTGGTGAATCTGAAGATGCATTTATTGCTGATTTCGCGGTTGCATTAAATTGTGGGCAAATTAAAACAGGTTCAACTGCAAGATCTGATAGAATCGCTAAATATAATAGATTATTAGAAATTGGTGCAGAAATTGGATATGCAGAGTATTTAGGGAAACAACCTTTTTCTAAAAAATAA
- a CDS encoding metallophosphoesterase family protein, translating into MKIGILSDSHTKVDYTEDVINHLKENKVQYLIHAGDLCVEKNLELLENSGLTYVSVFGNNDRGLLSVSDKYFIKKEPYYFKIKDIKFKLMHLPYHLTPDSDIVIFGHTHMFECEYTNKTLFVNPGEVCAREKPLIECVILEINENEYIISYYFKNINENNFKKEEYKYERK; encoded by the coding sequence ATGAAAATAGGAATACTATCGGATAGTCACACAAAAGTTGACTATACCGAAGATGTAATTAATCATCTTAAAGAAAATAAAGTTCAATATTTGATTCATGCAGGTGATTTATGTGTTGAAAAAAATTTAGAGCTACTAGAAAACTCAGGATTAACATATGTAAGTGTATTTGGAAATAATGATAGAGGTTTACTTAGTGTTAGTGATAAGTATTTTATAAAAAAAGAGCCATATTATTTCAAAATAAAAGATATAAAATTTAAACTAATGCATTTACCTTATCATCTAACTCCAGATAGCGATATTGTAATTTTTGGTCATACTCATATGTTTGAATGTGAATATACTAATAAGACACTTTTTGTAAACCCAGGTGAAGTATGTGCAAGAGAGAAGCCCTTAATTGAGTGTGTGATACTAGAAATTAATGAAAATGAGTATATAATCTCCTACTATTTTAAAAATATAAATGAAAACAATTTTAAGAAAGAAGAGTATAAATATGAACGAAAATAA